The following are encoded in a window of Doryrhamphus excisus isolate RoL2022-K1 chromosome 16, RoL_Dexc_1.0, whole genome shotgun sequence genomic DNA:
- the LOC131103987 gene encoding rhodopsin has translation MNGTEGPYFYVPMVNTTGIVRSPYEYPQYYLVNPAAYAALGAYMFLLILLGFPINFLTLYVTLEHKKLRTPLNYILLNLAVANLFMVFGGFTTTMYTSMHGYFVLGRLGCNLEGFFATLGGEIALWSLVVLAIERWVVVCKPISNFRFGENHAIMGLAFTWLMACACAVPPLVGWSRYIPEGMQCSCGVDYYTRAEGFNNESFVVYMFCCHFLTPLTVVFFCYGRLLCAVKEAAAAQQESETTQRAEREVTRMVVIMVIAFLVCWLPYAGVAWWIFTHQGSEFGPVLMTIPAFFAKSSAIYNPMIYICMNKQFRHCMVTTMCCGKNPFEEEEGASTTKTEASSVSSSSVSPA, from the coding sequence ATGAACGGCACAGAGGGACCTTATTTCTACGTCCCTATGGTTAACACCACCGGCATAGTCCGGAGTCCTTATGAATACCCTCAGTACTATCTAGTCAACCCGGCGGCCTACGCCGCCCTGGGCGCCTACATGTTCCTTCTCATCCTGCTCGGCTTCCCCATCAACTTCCTCACGCTCTACGTTACCCTCGAACACAAGAAGCTGCGGACCCCTCTAAACTACATCCTGTTGAATCTGGCGGTGGCTAACCTCTTCATGGTTTTCGGAGGATTCACCACAACGATGTACACCTCCATGCACGGCTACTTTGTCCTGGGACGCCTCGGATGCAACCTGGAAGGATTCTTTGCCACCCTCGGAGGTGAAATTGCCCTCTGGTCCTTGGTGGTTCTGGCTATCGAGAGGTGGGTGGTCGTGTGCAAGCCCATCAGTAATTTCCGTTTTGGTGAGAACCACGCGATTATGGGTTTGGCCTTCACCTGGTTGATGGCCTGCGCttgcgccgtgccgccccttgtCGGCTGGTCCCGCTACATCCCCGAAGGCATGCAGTGCTCGTGCGGAGTCGACTACTACACACGCGCCGAGGGTTTCAACAACGAGTCCTTTGTGGTCTACATGTTCTGCTGCCACTTCCTCACTCCCCTGACCGTCGTTTTCTTCTGCTACGGCCGTCTGCTTTGTGCCGTCAAGGAGGCCGCCGCCGCCCAGCAGGAGTCCGAGACCACCCAGAGAGCCGAGCGGGAAGTCACCCGCATGGTCGTGATCATGGTCATTGCCTTCCTGGTATGTTGGTTGCCCTACGCCGGGGTGGCCTGGTGGATCTTCACACATCAGGGTTCAGAGTTCGGACCGGTCCTCATGACCATTCCGGCTTTCTTTGCCAAGAGCTCCGCCATCTACAACCCAATGATCTACATCTGCATGAACAAGCAGTTCCGCCACTGCATGGTGACCACCATGTGCTGCGGGAAGAATCCCTTCGAAGAGGAGGAAGGGGCGTCCACGACCAAAACCGAAGCCTCCTCCGTCTCCTCCAGCTCTGTCTCCCCAGCATAA